In the genome of Crassaminicella thermophila, the window TTTTGATAAAAACTTAATAGCTTGATTTGCTTTAACACCTAAGTCATGTTCTTCAATGTTAAGCCCTAATCTTACTTCTTTTACATTAATAACTTTTTGTTTCTTTTTTGCTTCTTTTTCTTTTTTGGACTGTTCAAACTTATATTTTCCATAGTCCATTATTTTACAAACAGGCGGTTTGGCTTGAGGTGCTATCTTTACTAAATCTAATCTTTTTTCCATAGCCATTTCTAATGCTTTCTTTCCTGAAAAAATACCCAATTGCTGCCCATCCGTATCAATTAGTCGAACCTCACGGTCCCTAATCGCTTCATTAATTTCTAATTCTTTAATAATGTGACACCTCCTACAATAATCATCCACATAACAGAAAATAATATATACAAATTAAAAAGCGGATGCATAAGACATCCGCTTCATAAGCCAATAAATCTCTTGCTTTAAATAAAACAAGTAAAAAGCTCATATAAACCTTACGAACACATGTTGTAAGGTGAGAAGCGGAATACTTCTTCTTTATATTACTCAAGTAGTTTATCATCATTTTATGTAATTGTCAACGCATTTTTTATATTAGCAATTATTTTTTTAACTGCATTCTTTTTTTCCATGCATGTAATCCTAATGATAAGCCAATTACGCCATAAGCAACAAAAGCTCTAAAGAATTCTCCGATCTGTGCATCTCCAAATAAATTCTTTCCTGCCTTAGGTGAAACAATAAATAGTGTATGAAAAAGTATTGTTCCAAGAAGTGCTTGCCCTATTGTTGCTCTTGAAACAGATGCTCCTCCAATAAGAAGGGCTGCAATGGAAAATGTAGCAATTTGTACATGGCTTCCATAAGTATTTAATGTACCTATGTTTTGTAAGAAAATTAGTTGTCCCCAAGCAGCTAATAATGTAGAAATAGTTATTGCAATCACCCTAACTTTATCTACATTGATCCCTGAAACCTTTGCAATATGTTTATCTTGCCCAACAGTTCTAAAATCTTGCCCAAGTTTTGTCTTTACAATCAATACATTAAACAAGCACAAAGCGCCAACAACAAGACATGTAACTATTGGTAATTTTATTTTTGTAAGCATTTTTATATTATTAGGAATATCTTTATTGAATAGCAAAACACAACAAATCAAAATAATCATGATGCAAAATATCATTTTTGATATATATGTAGCTGTAAAGAATTTGCTATTTTTGTTTGAATTTTTAATCTTGTAGAATCGAAATAAAGTATAGCTTAGTATAAATAATATGGTTCCTGCTAAAAGAACATAAAAAACGGGAAGCTTTACCATATTGTCTAGTGCATATTTTATTCCTACATTTCTTGAAAGATCAATGGTATTTCTAATCCCAATACCACTACTTAAAACCATTACCGGATCCTTCATTGGAATGAATGTGCCTATTAAAAACAAAAATATAAACTGATAAATTCCATTTGCAAAAAAACCTGCAATCATACTAGCAATCATTTCTTGTCCTTTTGTCTTATTTAGCAGCTTTCCCGTTAAATTCCCAAATAATATTGCCATAGGTGCAGAAAGAATAACACATAATAAAAATCCTTTAATCCCTGTTATCCCCCAGTGAGTTACAGCAATAATAGCAATTTGTCCTGCCATTGCTCCAATTGTAATCCCAAAGTTTAACCCCATTCCTGCAAGTACAGGAATAATAAGTGAAAGTACCAAAAAAGAATTTCTTGTCATTCTAGTTAACAATTCACTTGCAATAAAAAATAATGGCAATTTTGAAAGCTTAACCCCAATAAGGCATACTATCACAAACAATATAGTTACACTATGACTAATTAAAAACTTTTTTATACTAAATTTTTCAAACCCTTTATCTATCTCTTTTACATTGTTCATTTCTGTCATTAGTTTTCCCCCCCTACTTTTGTTAATGCATAAAGAATAATCCCATTTTGTACAATCATTCTAAGTACCTCAGATAAATTTCCTTCACGTACAATTTCATTTGCAACAGGGAGAGCAACTGTCAAAAGTCCTTGGAATAAAAAAACGCCTAATATCACATGTGATATTTTTGCCTTGCTTGCTGAAGCTCCGCCAATAAGTATAGCAGCTACAGCTGGAAATGCCATCATAAGAGGCGCTTGATACAATTGGATAAAACCATAGCTTTGAGCATAGACAAGGATTCCAACTGCTCCAAGTACTGTTGATAAAATCGTTCCAATAATTCTACAATTATCAACATTTATGCCAGAAGCAGCTGCAAATTTTGGATTATCTCCTGCAGCCTTCATAGCCACTCCCATCTTACTCCTTGAAAATAGCCATACAATAAAGCAGCAAGCAAAGAAAAACAATAATAATCCTGTAGGAACTTTTATTCCACCAATATGAAATAATAAAAAGTTATTTAGTATTTCCCCAAAAGTTGAATCTAGGGCAATGGTAACCCTTAACCCCTGTCCAATCGGCCAAACCATCTCAGGATGTTTAAATGGTAATAATATCCACATAATACTCATAAAAAACACAACAGAAAATCCTGTATATGTAGCAACTAGCATCTCAGAACCTTTTATTTTATTTAAGAGAATACCGTATACCCAGCCAACAATGATTGCAAAAGGCAATGATATGAATAATCCTGCAAAAAAACTTCCTGCTCCAGTTAGCCCTAATTCTATGCTTATAAGTCCACCAAGCAACCCACAAATGATTCCAAGAGGTAATGCAAAGTTTGGTCCAATACCCGATTGAATAGCAGGCACCATAGCAAGAACCAATATACCATACATACCAAACCTTCGAATCGTATCTGAAATCAAAGAATATATAGGCAGCTTCAATAGTAATGCAACAATAAATAAAAATATGAAAAAGGAACTGATAATTAATCTTGGAAGACCAAATTTATTTGTAAATCGTCTCACTGCTTCGCTCATTTATAAAGCCTCCTTACTGTGAAGTTTTCGATATTCTCCAGCCATCATTAAACCGAAATCTCTATCACTTGCAGAAGGACTAAGTATGCCTTCTATCTTTCCTTCTGAGATAATAGCAATTCTATCAC includes:
- the infC gene encoding translation initiation factor IF-3, with the translated sequence MIKELEINEAIRDREVRLIDTDGQQLGIFSGKKALEMAMEKRLDLVKIAPQAKPPVCKIMDYGKYKFEQSKKEKEAKKKQKVINVKEVRLGLNIEEHDLGVKANQAIKFLSKGDKVKVTLRFKGREMGYTKLGFDVMEKFSALISEAGTIEKKPNLEGRNMIMFLAPKNA
- a CDS encoding ABC transporter permease subunit; translation: MTEMNNVKEIDKGFEKFSIKKFLISHSVTILFVIVCLIGVKLSKLPLFFIASELLTRMTRNSFLVLSLIIPVLAGMGLNFGITIGAMAGQIAIIAVTHWGITGIKGFLLCVILSAPMAILFGNLTGKLLNKTKGQEMIASMIAGFFANGIYQFIFLFLIGTFIPMKDPVMVLSSGIGIRNTIDLSRNVGIKYALDNMVKLPVFYVLLAGTILFILSYTLFRFYKIKNSNKNSKFFTATYISKMIFCIMIILICCVLLFNKDIPNNIKMLTKIKLPIVTCLVVGALCLFNVLIVKTKLGQDFRTVGQDKHIAKVSGINVDKVRVIAITISTLLAAWGQLIFLQNIGTLNTYGSHVQIATFSIAALLIGGASVSRATIGQALLGTILFHTLFIVSPKAGKNLFGDAQIGEFFRAFVAYGVIGLSLGLHAWKKRMQLKK
- a CDS encoding ABC transporter permease subunit, whose translation is MSEAVRRFTNKFGLPRLIISSFFIFLFIVALLLKLPIYSLISDTIRRFGMYGILVLAMVPAIQSGIGPNFALPLGIICGLLGGLISIELGLTGAGSFFAGLFISLPFAIIVGWVYGILLNKIKGSEMLVATYTGFSVVFFMSIMWILLPFKHPEMVWPIGQGLRVTIALDSTFGEILNNFLLFHIGGIKVPTGLLLFFFACCFIVWLFSRSKMGVAMKAAGDNPKFAAASGINVDNCRIIGTILSTVLGAVGILVYAQSYGFIQLYQAPLMMAFPAVAAILIGGASASKAKISHVILGVFLFQGLLTVALPVANEIVREGNLSEVLRMIVQNGIILYALTKVGGEN